One segment of Castanea sativa cultivar Marrone di Chiusa Pesio chromosome 3, ASM4071231v1 DNA contains the following:
- the LOC142626938 gene encoding uncharacterized protein LOC142626938 isoform X1, whose amino-acid sequence MLEEAASYYSQLALELLCCISYADFIRKVVWLLIQEQERAGQYLKQASLEKLLEIVKWKLMGETTQVLIQKQKSESRDTATYQDLLS is encoded by the exons ATGCTTGAAGAAGCAGCTAGTTACTACTCTCAATTAGCTTTGGAGTTGCTTTGTTGCATATCATATGCAGATTTCATTCGAAAG GTTGTGTGGTTATTGATTCAAGAGCAAGAAAGAGCTGGCCAGTACTTAAAGCAGGCCTCTCTAGAGAAGTTACTTGAG ATTGTGAAATGGAAGTTGATGGGTGAAACTACACAAGTATTGATTCAAAAACAAAAGTCTGAGAGCCGTGACACAGCAACTTATCAG
- the LOC142626938 gene encoding uncharacterized protein LOC142626938 isoform X2, producing the protein MLEEAASYYSQLALELLCCISYADFIRKVVWLLIQEQERAGQYLKQASLEKLLEIVKWKLMGETTQVLIQKQKSESRDTATYQV; encoded by the exons ATGCTTGAAGAAGCAGCTAGTTACTACTCTCAATTAGCTTTGGAGTTGCTTTGTTGCATATCATATGCAGATTTCATTCGAAAG GTTGTGTGGTTATTGATTCAAGAGCAAGAAAGAGCTGGCCAGTACTTAAAGCAGGCCTCTCTAGAGAAGTTACTTGAG ATTGTGAAATGGAAGTTGATGGGTGAAACTACACAAGTATTGATTCAAAAACAAAAGTCTGAGAGCCGTGACACAGCAACTTATCAGGTATGA